Sequence from the Fulvivirga ligni genome:
GGAGCTGGCAGAAGATGTGAATGCCATCGCTTTTAAATCACTAAAGGAGCGTATGCTGAAGGAATTTGGTAAAGCCCTGGTTCGCGTGGCATTGAAGAAGGCCGCTGAAGAAGCTGCCAGAAGTGAGAAAGATGGTTTAGGAACGGCTGTAAGCATACTCAATGCCCTTACAGAGAAAGCTGACACCAGAAATTGGCAAACTTTGCCTCATAGCATTTACTACAGCCGTGTTCCTTTGAAAGAAGGACAACAGGAGGTGACTCTGCAAATGAAGCAGAAGAAAGATGGTAGCCTTACATCTGAGAGTTTTACTTTCGATGTGCAGAAGGGAGAGACCATTTTTCAGACTTATTCCGCTCTGGATTATACTCCGTTACCTTATTATTAAGGTACCTTTTACATAAAAAATAAGGTTTTTTACTAAAAAAAGTTGAAATAGTAGATCAAAAAGCCTTTATTCGGGGTTTTATAACTAAGAAATTAATTATTAAACTATAAACTTGACGAATAAATGAGGAAGATTAATTTGTTTTTGGTGGCATTATTCACAGTAATCACTTTTGGTGCAGCTCAGGCTCAGGATGATGCAGACTACCTTTCCGACGAAAATTTAAGAAGATACGCTGTAATGGAATCTGTAATAGATGACATGAAATCTGAAATCAGCGTGGTAGTGAATGACATGATTAAAAATCAGGAAGGCATTACTGGTAACAGATATAATGAGTTAGCAAAAGGATCTGGAGAGCCAGCTTCTGATTTCGAAAAGAAATTCATGGAGCAAATTGAAGGTGTTAAATCGGACAGAATTGATGCTATTAAGCAAGTAAACCAAATAATGGCTACTAAAATGCTTCCTGACGGAGGTAAAGCTTATAAAGCTATCAAAGAAGCTCTTGGTACTGATGAAGAAGTGAAGACTAAATATGCAACTATCAAAGCGGAAGTTGAAGGCGAAACAGCTGAGTAATCTGCATATAAATCATAAAGAGAGGCTCGTAATTAATTACGGGCCTTTTTTATACCTTAAAAAGTATTATATTAACCGAATTAATTAACCATAACCTTTTTAATTCATGTTTTCAGAGAATGAAATTGCCACCATGCTGGAGATACCGGCCATCCAGGAGGCCACTATAGCCATAAAGAAAAAGTTTATTGAGCAGGAGGTGAGTATGTTGGATGTTTCTGATCATGATTTTCTGTCTCTGATTATGATGACTCCGGCCATTGGTGTAGCCCTGGCTAACGGCAGCATCAGCCTGTTTGAAGAGCTGGCGCTTAATAAAATGGCCAGGAAGATGTCTAAAGGAGGTTATTTTCTGAAGGTAGACCCGGTGGCACACGCCATGAAGTTTGTAATTTCCAGCTATGACGTATGGGAAGCAGAGTTCTTCGAGGTTATTAAAATTTGCATGAAAGCCACCTTTACCAAAGAGCAGGTAATGAACGGTACACCAAGTGCCATTGATGATCCCATCCAGCGTTTTGCCAGAGATCTGATGACCGTGCCTTATATTTTTGTGCGCTTCTTAAGTACAATGGTGCTAAATGATGAATCTGATATTGTAGAGCAAAGGAGCATATCCAAAGTGGAGTTTGATAAAATCATGGATATTGGAGATAAGATGGGGCTTAAGGAAATACCCGTATTTAAGTCCTTCTGTGATACATTTAATGTAAAATAAGGGGCAAATTTTAGTGCTCTGAGCATAATATTTTTTAATTTTGCCTGTTTGAAAAGAAGTAGGCGATTTTTAGGTTAATTTTTTGCTGGTAACAACGAACGCCGCGACCTAATTATTTATATTATAACATGATCGTAAGAAGGTTAGAGATATTTTTTTATTCTGTTAGTCTCATTTTGAGCCTTCTTTTGGTGGCACCGCACTATACTCATGCACAGGTAGAAGATGACGATAACGTGACCATTCCATTAGATCATTTCTATCACAAACCAAAAAACAGAGGCCTTAGAACCTTCCTTAGTAAATTTCACTGGAGCTTTTCGACTGGCTATGGCCGTACTTTTTATGCTCAGGATTTAGATGGTTTCGCCCTGCTTCAGCAGCCAGATAGCTTGCCTTTTATCTTCGATAGAGACTTTAATACCACCTCCGGAAACATTAGCACAGGCTATAAATACTGGTTCAATGAAGTGCAGACCGGTAATAACGTGAACTTCACCAATAATGATTTTCTGGTAAGCAGCGATACTGCCGAGCTTAAATTCAAAGCGCCAGGTTTCAGCATACCCCTTAATTTATCGGTACACATGGAGTTTGACCGCTATAAAATAGGAGGGGGCTTCATTTTTGAATACCACCGTCCGGGTACGTTTAAGTCTACGGTGTATGAAAACGATATTAGCAGCTACTCGCCTAACTTCGGTAGTGCCTTTTATAAAAAATACTATCTCTTCTTAGGAGCACGCGTTTACCGCTACTATGAATACAGTCTGGCTATAGATGCGCAGATAGGGGCCTTCAACCTGTCAAAGAAATTTGACAAGAGCACCCTTCAGAAGGGCGTATATTTAAATATCGGGGCCACTATTGAACGAGATATGTCAGAGTATTTTAAAGTGTTTGTAAGGCCTTCATTCGACCTGAAGAGCTTTACCACTAAAATGCCGGAGACTAACCTTTCCATACCACATAATATGAATGCTGCCTACATCACGTTTGGCATCACTTATAGAATTCCAGAACTCCCAAAATGCTTTTTGAAACAATGTACCACCCAGATCAACCACCAGCATGGTGAACTGGAGTATCGTAGCAGAGTGCATCCGTTTTATAAAAAGCAAAACCCTCATTATGGGGAAAACTACCCCAGACTTTTCAAATACAAGAAGAAAAATAAGAATAAAATGAATCCTTACTAAGCTGATTTTTAATGTGCTTTTTGTCTTAAAATGGGCTTTTTTAATGGATAACCAATGGCGGGCTGGTAATGGGCCAGGTTAATGTTATTGAACTGTTAATAATTGTTAAGTTTAACTGTTAAATACTAGCTTAATTACGTAAATTCGCCATGATTTTTAGAATAAATGACGTTTAAATTACTCTATGGCTGACGAATCGAATGAGAATCTGCCGGCAGGCAGACAGGGGATTATCCCTATAAATATTGAGGATGAAATGCGTGGAGCCTACATAGATTATTCTATGTCGGTAATCATTTCAAGAGCATTACCAGATGTAAGAGATGGTTTAAAACCTGTACATAGAAGGATTTTATATGGAATGCTCGAACTAGGAGTAAATTATAATAAGCCTTATAAAAAATCTGCGAGAATTGTAGGAGAGGTGTTAGGTAAGTATCACCCACATGGTGACTCTGCCGTTTATGACACTATGGTGCGTATGGCCCAGGACTGGTCTTTGCGCTATCCTTTGGTAGATGGTCAGGGTAACTTCGGATCTATTGATGGTGACTCACCAGCTGCGATGCGTTATACTGAGGCCCGCCTGAAAAGGATTGCTGAAGAGATGCTCACGGACATTAACAAGAACACAGTTAACTTCCAGGGTAACTTTGATGACTCCTTAAAAGAGCCTACCGTACTTCCTGGTAAGCTTCCTAACTTGTTACTAAACGGATCTTCTGGTATTGCAGTAGGTATGGCCACTAACATGGCGCCGCATAACCTGAGAGAAGTAGGAGCAGGTATTATCGCATATATTGAGAATAACGACATCACCATTCCTGAGCTGATGGAGCACGTAACGGCTCCTGATTTCCCTACCGGAGCTACCATTTATGGTTACACTGGTGTGAAGCAAGCTTTCGAAACAGGTAGAGGACGTATAGTGATGCGTGCCAAGGCTGAGTTTGAAACCAACAAAAACGGCCGTGAGCAGATTATTGTAACCGAAATACCATACATGGTGAACAAAGCCAGCATGATTGAGAAAACGGCTGCTTTGGTTAACGATAAGAAAATTGAAGGTATCTCTGACATCAGAGATGAATCTGATAGAAACGGTTTACGAGTAGTATACGATCTTAAGAAAGATGCTATTCCGAATATTGTTCTAAATCACCTTTATAAATATACTCAGCTACAGTCTTCATTTGGTGTAAACAACATTGCACTGGTAAAAGGAAGACCTGAAACGCTGAACCTGAAAGACCTTATTAAGTACTTCGTAGAGCACCGCCATGAAATAGTGGTTCGCAGAACGCAGTACGAACTGGATGAGGCTGAAAAGCGAGCGCACATCTTAGAAGGTTATCTTATTGCCCTGGATCACTTGGATGAAGTGATCGACCTGATCAGAAAATCTCAGGATCCTGATGCAGCGAGAGATGGCTTGATTGAGAGATTTAAGCTTTCTGAAATTCAGGCTAAGGCCATCCTCGAAATGAGGTTGCAGAGGCTTACCGGTCTGGAAAGAGATAAGATCCAGAAGGAATACGAAGAAGTAAAAGCCTTGATTGAAGATTTGAAAGATATCCTGGCCAGCGAAGAGCGTCGTATGCAAATCATTAAAGATGAGCTACTTGCAATAGTAGAGCGCTATGGTGATGACAGAAGAACGCAGATCGTTCACAGTGCTGATGATATCACAGTAGAAGATATGATTCCTAATGACGAAATGGTAATCACTATTTCGCACCAGGGATATATTAAAAGAACCGGCCTGGCAGAATACAGAACGCAGGGTAGAGGTGGAGTAGGTAGCCGTGGTGTGGCCACTAAAGATGATGACTTTACAGAGTTATTGTTCATAGCCAGAGCCCATAACTACTTATTGATCTTTACAGATCACGGTAAAGTATTCTGGAAGAAAGTATACGCTATCCCAGAAGGTAGCAAAGCTTCCAAAGGACGTGCCATTCAAAACTTGATTAACATAGAGCCGGGCGACAACGTGCGTGCGGTAATCAACGTGGAAAGCCTTTCTGACGAGGAATATGTTAAAAATAACTATTTAATGATGTGTACTGTTAATGGTACAATCAAGAAAACCACGTTAGAGGCGTATTCAAGGCCACGTTCTAATGGTATTAATGCCATCACGGTGAAGGAAGATGACAGATTATTGTCTGTAAAACTGACTAACGGTGATAACCATATTGTAATCGCTAAGCGCGAAGGTAAGGCTATCCACTTCCATGAGTCTGATGTAAGACCTATGGGTAGAACAGCATCCGGTGTAAGAGGTGTAACCCTTGAAAGTGATGATGACAGAGTGGTAGGTATGGTTTGTATAAGCCGTGAAGACGCTAACTTGTTAGTAGTTTCTGAAAACGGATACGGTAAACGTTCATTGGTAGACGACTATAGAATCACCAAGCGTGGTGGTAAAGGTGTGAAAACCATCAACGTAACTGAGAAAACTGGCAAGCTTGTTGCAATTAAGGAGGTGATTGATACGGATGACCTTATGATCATTAACCGTTCAGGAATCACTATCAGACTGGAAGTGAAAGACTTACGTGTGATGGGAAGAGCAACGCAAGGCGTAAAACTGATCAGATTAAACGAAAACGATATCATATCTTCGGTAGAGAAAATCGAGAAGATAGACGACATTGAGGAAGAAGGACAGGAGGGAGCTGAGGAGAATAACGACGACGCTACACCTGATAATTCTGAAGACAATAATTAAAATAAAAACTAACAAAACGAAGAATAGAAACACCGATTATGAAAAGAATGATTTTAGTACTGGCTGCAGTGGCAATAGCCGGATATTCTTTTGGACAAAAGAAGCCTAAGATTAACCAGGCAGAGAAAGCGAGAGAGGAAGGTAATCTTGGTGAAGCCAAAGAAATAATTGATGCAGCTATAGAGCACGAAAAAACCAAAGAAGATGGAAAAACATGGTATTACAGAGGCTTAATCTACGCTTCTTTAGATACTACTAGTAATCCACAGTATGAAAACTTAGCTAACGAGCCTTTAAAAGTGGCTATGGAATCATTTGCTAAAGCTGATGAGCTAGGCGGTAAAAGTGAGTATTACATCAGTGATGCTAACGGATTACCAATTCTTAAAAGCCAGCAGCTACAAACTTTATGGGGATATTACCTAAATAAAGGTGTAGAAGGATACCAGGCACAGGAAACTGACAAAGCAGTAGAAAACTTCACTAAAACTCAGTGGGTTATGCCTAAAGATACTACTGGTTATATCTATGCTGGTTTAGCAGCACAGTCTGGTGAAGACTACGCTACGGCTACTAAAAACTATTATTCATTGATCAATGACCTTGATTACCAAAGTGAAGATATTTACAACTCTTTAATTTACATTGAAGGAACTGTAAATAAGGACATGGACAAAGCTTTAAAATTAGCTAGAGATGCTAAGAGCAAATTCCCTGAAAACCCTGACTTCGCTAAAACTGAGATCAACTATTTAATTCAAATGGATAAAATAGATGAGGCTAGATCTGGAATAGAATCAGCTATTGCTAAAGATCCAGGAAATAGCAGCTTGTACTTCACATTAGGTGTTATGTACGAAGAGCTAGAGCAAAAAGATAAGGCGATTGAAGCTTACGCTAAAGCGGTAGAGCTTGACAAAACTAACTTCAACGCTAACTTTAACTTAGCTGTACTTCACTATAACAACGCTGTAGCGCTTGTAACTGCTAAGAACAACTTAGGTATCACTACAGAAGACAGAAAGAAAGCTAAAGCTATGGAGAAAGATATTCTTGCAGCTTTAGAAAACGCAATGCCTTACTGGGAAGAAGTATTAGTACTTGAGCCAGAAAACAGAACTGCGCTAGAGTCTTTACAGTATATCTACAGCCAGTTGAAACTTAACGAGAAAGCTGTAAAAGTAAGCAAGAAATTAGAAGCACTTGGCGACGTTGAGTAATTCTAAAACATATACAAATATCAAAAAGGAGCTTTTCGGAGCTCCTTTTTTTATTGGTAGACATTAGGCTTGAGCCCCTTATATTGGATTTTAAACTTTTACCTGGCGCGGGACGTCCACACAAGTAGGACGGCTCATTCGTGGTAGGTCCGAGATAGCTTTAACCAATAAACGTGACGAAAATTCCACAAGTTGCGTGCTTCCCACAGCCTTGATGCTGGCAATAAGCCTCTAAATCCGCTCCAAAACCCATTTTCTGCAGATGGTATGATATTTTCACTGTTGTAGGTAAGAACCAAAAACTTTAGAAGATGAAATCAGTAAAGATAATATCAGGAGCAATAGTAGGTGCAGCAGCAGGTTATTTAACAGCTACCTTGATAGCACCCCGTAGCGGTAAGCAAACCTTAAGCAATATAGATAACAGTTTAAACAAGCCCGTAAAGGATCTCAAAATGACCTTTAACAAAGTAGCTTATAAGCTGGGTATCATCTCAGAGAAAAAGAAAGCTGAGCTCAACAAGAAAACTGTAGAAGCTTACAACGCCAAAAGACAAATGGCCCACGATAAATTTATGCATCCTGAAGATCACCACGCCACCCAAAATGCCAACGACACATCAGCAGCCAACAAAGCCGTGATGAACAGCACTGCAAAGAGCGCTGTGACTAAGGTGCCGGTGAATGAATAGGAAATATATAACTTATGATATGAGCCTCTTCAGTATTTGCTGGAGGGGCTTTTTGTTTTGTAGGGTTTGGGGAAAAGGGGGATTGGAGAGTTAAGATTTAAATAGGGCTCTTAAATATTCTATTTAACATAATATAAATTATATAACAAGTATAGCAAATTTCGTAATAGACGCGCAGCGGATATTTAGCATAAAATCAGTTATCGTCCACGCCAGTGCGATAACGGCAAGGATTTTATGTTAAGGAATTTGCGGCTCAGCTTGTGCCATACTTTTTATATAATGCATATTATGTCTGCGCTCATACTTCGCTTGCCCTCGCCAAGGCGCTCGGCTAAATAGACTCCACAGGCTGACCCTCCGTGATGGCTAAGTCAACGGACAGTGCTTCTAGCTGGGTTGTTATATAATTAGTCGTTATATTAAATAGCCGCTCGGCCAGCGCGCTGATCCCACAACACGGCTTGCCCTGTCCAAACGGCTATTAATAGTTCTCCCACGCACTTTTGTGCTAAGGCACAAGTTGCGACCCAAATGCAAGAGATTTCCAGGCAAAGCTTGTCGTTCAAGATTTCGATATTCGGAGAATTTTCAAATATGCGATTCTCAGCGCTTAGGAATTTGCCTGTAAAACACTTGCTAGCAAACGCTTTGTTTGGCTCACAGCACCCGCTGTCAGGCTGATGCCTGAGTTGCAGCCCAGTACAAGAGATCCCGATTTTGTATCGTCTGAGAATTGAATATTTCGGTTTAACATGGACATTGGTACGAATAATGAAGAATAGAGCAACATAAAACATCGGGAACACTTGCTTGCCAACGCTCTGTTTGGCTCACAGCACAAGCCATCTTCAGGGTCGTCCTTTCGGAAGTAGCGCAACATGCCATAGGCTTACTTATAAATCCAATAAAAAACCGCTTACTTCTCCTACACCATCAGCGATATTCTTCAATAATCTATGATATCCATTCATCAAGATGATTTCATTTTTGTACTTCACTAAGGAAACAGGACTATTACCATCTATTTCATTCAGTTTTTCGATACCAACTTCGTGTTGATAAAACTTTAAATTGGAAATTGGCATTCTAA
This genomic interval carries:
- a CDS encoding tetratricopeptide repeat protein; the protein is MKRMILVLAAVAIAGYSFGQKKPKINQAEKAREEGNLGEAKEIIDAAIEHEKTKEDGKTWYYRGLIYASLDTTSNPQYENLANEPLKVAMESFAKADELGGKSEYYISDANGLPILKSQQLQTLWGYYLNKGVEGYQAQETDKAVENFTKTQWVMPKDTTGYIYAGLAAQSGEDYATATKNYYSLINDLDYQSEDIYNSLIYIEGTVNKDMDKALKLARDAKSKFPENPDFAKTEINYLIQMDKIDEARSGIESAIAKDPGNSSLYFTLGVMYEELEQKDKAIEAYAKAVELDKTNFNANFNLAVLHYNNAVALVTAKNNLGITTEDRKKAKAMEKDILAALENAMPYWEEVLVLEPENRTALESLQYIYSQLKLNEKAVKVSKKLEALGDVE
- the gyrA gene encoding DNA gyrase subunit A, whose amino-acid sequence is MADESNENLPAGRQGIIPINIEDEMRGAYIDYSMSVIISRALPDVRDGLKPVHRRILYGMLELGVNYNKPYKKSARIVGEVLGKYHPHGDSAVYDTMVRMAQDWSLRYPLVDGQGNFGSIDGDSPAAMRYTEARLKRIAEEMLTDINKNTVNFQGNFDDSLKEPTVLPGKLPNLLLNGSSGIAVGMATNMAPHNLREVGAGIIAYIENNDITIPELMEHVTAPDFPTGATIYGYTGVKQAFETGRGRIVMRAKAEFETNKNGREQIIVTEIPYMVNKASMIEKTAALVNDKKIEGISDIRDESDRNGLRVVYDLKKDAIPNIVLNHLYKYTQLQSSFGVNNIALVKGRPETLNLKDLIKYFVEHRHEIVVRRTQYELDEAEKRAHILEGYLIALDHLDEVIDLIRKSQDPDAARDGLIERFKLSEIQAKAILEMRLQRLTGLERDKIQKEYEEVKALIEDLKDILASEERRMQIIKDELLAIVERYGDDRRTQIVHSADDITVEDMIPNDEMVITISHQGYIKRTGLAEYRTQGRGGVGSRGVATKDDDFTELLFIARAHNYLLIFTDHGKVFWKKVYAIPEGSKASKGRAIQNLINIEPGDNVRAVINVESLSDEEYVKNNYLMMCTVNGTIKKTTLEAYSRPRSNGINAITVKEDDRLLSVKLTNGDNHIVIAKREGKAIHFHESDVRPMGRTASGVRGVTLESDDDRVVGMVCISREDANLLVVSENGYGKRSLVDDYRITKRGGKGVKTINVTEKTGKLVAIKEVIDTDDLMIINRSGITIRLEVKDLRVMGRATQGVKLIRLNENDIISSVEKIEKIDDIEEEGQEGAEENNDDATPDNSEDNN